A single genomic interval of Aedes aegypti strain LVP_AGWG chromosome 1, AaegL5.0 Primary Assembly, whole genome shotgun sequence harbors:
- the LOC5564397 gene encoding growth arrest-specific protein 8 homolog, which produces MGPKKAKGSTVIDGVDTSSMSREQLEQFALRLRNEMEREREERNFFQLERDKLRTFWEITRKQLEEAKAVIRNKERDVEVAQELADQDTKNVMQEMKHLQYEHQSHIGELKAEMMTQLKMAQEDHSLQERELLNDKRDLRRLLREKEENSELEVQQLKLKHSELLSQERGKFKEEIDAMTKLFEQRLQSYKEEAEVRHEMELSEVEERKNGQISELIQTNENAYKEMKGYYNDITLNNLALINSMKEQMEELRIQSDKDLKNHSEVMAENRRLVEPLKQSQSELVELRKKLQYYDRDKATLNRVKTRLASTQKQLSSLKLESDVLQMRCEKLVEERDQLKNMFEKSILELQQKSGLKNSLLERKLEYIEKQTEQREAILGEVLSLAGIEPQSLSIRIEKLLVQKNDKIQDLRYELARVSKMYDDLLSMMEAKLAKYGITLKDLELSSMRLEK; this is translated from the exons GGTCCCAAAAAAGCCAAAGGAAGTA CGGTCATCGATGGGGTGGACACATCCAGTATGTCCCGCGAACAGCTAGAACAGTTTGCGCTCCGGCTTCGCAACGAGATGGAACGGGAACGCGAGGAGCGAAACTTCTTCCAGCTGGAGCGGGACAAACTGCGCACGTTCTGGGAAATCACGCGCAAGCAGCTCGAGGAAGCGAAAGCCGTGATACGCAACAAAGAACGTGACGTAGAGGTTGCCCAAGAGCTTGCAGACCAGGACACGAAAAATGTGATGCAGGAGATGAAGCATCTGCAGTACGAGCATCAGTCGCACATAGGAGAGCTGAAAGCGGAAATGATGACACAGCTGAAGATGGCTCAGGAAGATCACTCGCTACAGGAACGAGAACTTCTCAACGACAAACGTGACCTGCGACGGTTACTGCGAGAGAAGGAGGAAAACTCTGAACTGGAAGTGCAACAGCTGAAACTGAAGCACAGTGAACTGTTGAGCCAAGAACGTGGCAAGTTCAAAGAGGAAATTGACGCTAtgacaaaattgtttgaacaacGGCTGCAGAGCTATAAAGAAGAAGCTGAAGTGCGCCACGAAATGGAATTGTCAGAGGTTGAAGAACGAAAGAACGGCCAAATTTCCGAACTGATTCAAACCAACGAAAACGCCTACAAGGAAATGAAGGGTTACTACAACGACATTACCCTGAACAATCTGGCGCTCATCAACAGTATGAAAGAACAGATGGAAGAGTTGCGTATTCAATCAGACAAGGACCTGAAGAACCATTCGGAAGTGATGGCTGAGAATAGAAGACTCGTTGAACCGTTGAAGCAGTCCCAATCAGAGCTGGTCGAGTTGCGCAAAAAGTTGCAATACTACGATCGCGACAAGGCTACGCTCAATCGAGTGAAAACTCGGCTTGCTTCGACGCAGAAACAGCTCAGTAGTTTGAAGCTCGAATCGGACGTCCTGCAGATGCGCTGCGAGAAGCTGGTCGAAGAACGCGATCAGCTGAAGAATATGTTCGAGAAGTCTATACTGGAGCTGCAACAGAAGTCAG GTTTGAAAAATTCCTTATTGGAGCGAAAACTAGAATACATCGAGAAGCAAACGGAACAACGGGAAGCCATTTTAGGGGAGGTGTTATCGCTTGCCGGAATCGAACCGCAGTCGTTGAGTATCCGAATTGAAAAACTTCTGGTGCAGAAAAATGACAAAATCCAAGACCTACGCTACGAACTGGCCCGCGTTAGCAAAATGTACGACGACTTGCTGTCGATGATGGAGGCTAAATTGGCAAAGTATGGCATAACTTTAAAGGATCTGGAGCTGAGCAGCATGAGATTGGAAAAGTGA